One segment of Deltaproteobacteria bacterium DNA contains the following:
- a CDS encoding PIN domain-containing protein, with translation MYLIDTSAWINFLRKRDDRLVPFLESRTAAHTDIVVFELLSGIPSADQSELNRFLALFASLPLTQAAALKAAAVASTMRRAGTRPQTTDMLIAGVALIHDATLIHRDSDFERIKRYCPLSTIEL, from the coding sequence GTGTATCTGATCGACACTTCGGCCTGGATCAATTTTCTCCGCAAGCGCGATGATCGCTTAGTGCCGTTTCTGGAAAGTCGAACGGCAGCCCATACGGATATTGTGGTTTTCGAGCTGTTGTCAGGCATTCCGAGTGCTGATCAATCGGAACTGAACCGTTTTCTCGCACTGTTCGCGTCGCTCCCGCTGACACAGGCTGCCGCGCTCAAAGCCGCAGCGGTCGCCAGCACGATGCGTCGTGCCGGCACGCGCCCTCAGACCACGGACATGTTAATCGCCGGCGTCGCTTTGATTCACGATGCGACTCTCATCCATCGCGACAGCGATTTTGAACGGATCAAGCGGTATTGCCCCTTATCGACGATTGAACTGTGA
- a CDS encoding SRPBCC family protein, translating to MASVTRTILINAPIERVFAVITDFAAYPEFLSDVTSARVVRTDGDCQDVEFRLQLMTTIHYTLRMQLAPPQGVRWHLVQGQFMRSNDGSWALKTANGGTEATYTVDIGLGMLVPKMVTNALVEGNLPATLAAFKARAEAKVKTGRPRKTKGRQ from the coding sequence ATGGCGAGTGTGACACGGACGATACTGATTAATGCCCCAATCGAGCGGGTATTTGCGGTCATTACGGATTTCGCCGCCTATCCGGAATTCTTAAGCGATGTCACGTCGGCACGTGTGGTGCGGACCGACGGCGATTGCCAAGACGTGGAGTTTCGCCTCCAACTGATGACCACGATCCACTACACGTTGCGGATGCAACTCGCACCGCCGCAGGGCGTGCGCTGGCATTTGGTCCAAGGCCAATTCATGCGCAGTAACGATGGCAGCTGGGCATTGAAGACCGCCAACGGTGGCACGGAAGCGACGTACACGGTCGATATCGGACTCGGGATGCTGGTGCCGAAAATGGTCACAAACGCCCTGGTCGAAGGGAATCTCCCCGCGACGCTCGCGGCCTTTAAAGCGCGCGCGGAGGCGAAAGTGAAAACCGGCCGCCCGCGCAAAACAAAGGGACGCCAATGA
- the glpX gene encoding class II fructose-bisphosphatase, with the protein MDTTTLTDRNLALELVRVTEAAAIAAARLMGRGNEREADQVAVNAMRDRLNMLEIRGRIVIGEGERDEAPMLYIGEEVGTGKGPELDIALDPLEGTSITARGGNNASAVIAATERGGFLNAPDVYMDKIAVGPAGKGLINLEATPTENLKRIAKAKRCGVEDLTVVILDRPRHEDLIMEVRRSGARIKLIPDGDVSGAIATCRPSRGVDLLMGIGGAPEGVLAAAALMCMGGDIQGRLIFRNDDERARAKKMGITDLNRVYTLQDLARGPVVFSMTGVTDGDFLKGVRFLGGIRYETNSVVMRGKTGTVRYIECHHKSRIPNT; encoded by the coding sequence ATGGACACGACCACACTCACCGACCGCAACTTGGCGTTAGAATTGGTACGAGTCACCGAGGCCGCCGCGATCGCGGCCGCACGCTTGATGGGCCGCGGCAACGAACGCGAGGCCGACCAAGTCGCCGTGAATGCGATGCGCGACCGACTCAATATGCTCGAGATCCGCGGACGTATCGTGATCGGTGAAGGGGAACGCGACGAGGCCCCGATGTTGTACATCGGCGAGGAAGTCGGCACCGGCAAGGGTCCGGAGTTGGACATTGCACTCGATCCCCTGGAAGGCACGTCGATCACCGCGCGCGGCGGCAACAACGCGAGCGCCGTCATTGCAGCCACGGAACGCGGCGGATTCCTCAATGCGCCGGATGTCTATATGGACAAGATCGCCGTCGGGCCGGCCGGAAAAGGCCTGATCAATTTGGAAGCGACGCCGACGGAAAATTTGAAGCGGATCGCGAAGGCGAAGCGGTGCGGCGTCGAAGATTTGACCGTGGTCATTCTCGATCGCCCGCGCCACGAAGACCTGATCATGGAAGTGCGTCGCTCCGGAGCGCGGATCAAGCTGATCCCGGACGGCGATGTCTCCGGCGCAATCGCGACCTGTCGTCCGTCGCGCGGCGTCGACTTGCTGATGGGGATCGGTGGGGCGCCGGAAGGGGTGTTGGCGGCCGCTGCGCTGATGTGTATGGGCGGCGACATTCAAGGCCGACTCATCTTCCGCAACGACGACGAACGGGCGCGGGCCAAAAAAATGGGCATCACGGATTTGAACCGTGTCTATACGCTGCAGGACTTGGCGCGCGGCCCGGTCGTGTTCTCGATGACCGGCGTCACGGACGGCGACTTCTTGAAAGGCGTGCGGTTCTTAGGCGGCATCCGCTATGAAACGAACTCCGTCGTGATGCGCGGCAAGACCGGGACGGTCCGGTATATCGAATGCCATCATAAGAGTCGCATTCCGAATACGTAA
- the lipA gene encoding lipoyl synthase: MWALNRLASPLHQSLGESRFPLTHRTFATKRRFVTQPNAPQGRIGRLPPWLKKSAGDYQAIHALKSHLRARRLTTVCEEARCPNIGECFSRGTATFMICGEVCTRACRFCAVQHGRGAPLDPDEPRHVAEQVAAMGLHHVVVTSVARDDLPDEGAAHFAATIHAIRAATPSTTIEVLVPDFHDRTDCLQIVGVAAPDIFNHNLETVRRLTPQIRSKARYDRSLAVLQHFKTLFPQTMTKSGLMVGLGESPTEMEQALRDLRDVGCDVVTIGQYLQPTAQHYPVAEFVPPAQFAQYQQFGAALGFRHVFSGPFVRSSYMAESQWIRAKTREE; the protein is encoded by the coding sequence ATGTGGGCGCTGAATCGACTTGCCAGCCCGCTTCACCAGTCACTAGGAGAAAGCCGCTTTCCATTGACGCACCGCACGTTCGCGACTAAGAGGCGCTTCGTGACGCAGCCTAACGCCCCACAAGGCCGGATCGGCCGCCTTCCGCCGTGGTTGAAAAAATCGGCGGGGGATTACCAGGCCATCCACGCGTTGAAGAGCCATTTGCGGGCACGACGCTTGACGACCGTCTGTGAAGAGGCGCGCTGTCCCAATATCGGCGAATGCTTTTCGCGCGGCACGGCCACGTTCATGATCTGCGGCGAGGTCTGTACTCGCGCGTGTCGCTTCTGCGCCGTGCAACATGGGCGCGGCGCGCCGTTGGATCCGGATGAACCGCGCCACGTCGCGGAACAAGTCGCCGCCATGGGGCTGCATCACGTGGTCGTCACGTCGGTCGCGCGCGACGATCTCCCGGATGAGGGCGCCGCCCATTTCGCCGCGACGATCCACGCCATTCGTGCCGCCACGCCATCTACGACGATCGAAGTGTTAGTGCCCGATTTTCACGACCGCACGGATTGCCTGCAAATCGTCGGTGTCGCCGCACCCGACATCTTTAATCACAACCTGGAAACCGTGCGGCGCTTAACGCCACAGATTCGCAGCAAGGCCCGCTACGATCGCTCGCTGGCCGTGTTGCAACATTTCAAGACCTTGTTCCCGCAGACCATGACGAAATCCGGCCTGATGGTCGGGCTGGGCGAATCGCCGACCGAGATGGAACAGGCGCTGCGCGATTTGCGCGACGTCGGTTGCGACGTCGTCACGATCGGCCAATATCTCCAGCCGACGGCACAGCACTACCCGGTCGCAGAATTTGTCCCACCCGCGCAATTCGCGCAGTATCAACAATTCGGTGCAGCGCTCGGGTTTCGGCACGTCTTCTCCGGCCCTTTTGTGCGCAGTTCCTATATGGCGGAATCCCAGTGGATCCGAGCGAAAACGCGTGAGGAGTGA